Sequence from the Aerococcus tenax genome:
TCATGGACAAAGCGGTTAAGGTCGGGACAGGCTTTTTCGAAGTCCAGGCCATCTTGGTGAATATTGGGATTATCGATAGAGGCTTGGAGAATTTTGGGCAGAGTTTCCACAGCTAAGGCGGTACTTGCTTTTAGCGAAGCCCCATTTTCGCGGGCGCCAACGAATATAGAAGCAAAAATATCACCGGTTCCATGGAAAAGTCCGCCGACAAAATCAGCCTGTATCAAACCATCAATCTTATTCTCAGCGTCATAGTAATAGGCCCCGGTCTGTTGATCACCATCATAACCTACCCCAGTCAGAACCAGTGAAGTTGGCTGGTCACTGTCCTGGTTGATTAAAGCAGCTAAGTCTTTAGCGCTTTGATAACCGGCCAGGCCTTCCTGATAGGGAAAGTCATAGATAAAGGCTGCCTCGGTTTGATTGGGCATGATCACATCAGCAATATCACATAGCTTGCGCATGGCCTTGGCATAGGCTTCATCAAAGCCGGGATAAAACTTGCCCTGGTCAGCCATGACTGGATCCAGGTAAATTTTTCCACCGGACTTAATTAATTGAGGTAATTTCTCAATTAAGAAGTCAATTTGCTCAATGCTGCCCAAATAACCAACATAAACGGCGTCAAATGTTAAACCAAAAGATTGCCAGTGATCAACAATTTTTGCCATTTCATCACTGAGATCCAGATAGGTATAGCCTTCAAAACCAGGTCCCGTGTGGGTTGACAAGAGTGAGGTGGGGAGTAAAGTCCCCGCTAATTCCATCATGGCTAAGATAGGTAAGGCTACTGTTGAAGAACACTTACCGTAGCAGGAAATATCATGGACGATTAAAATATTCTTCATGCAATTTCCTTCCTATTTGACCACAATATTAACCAATTTATCTGGAACAGCAATCACCTTCACCACGTCCTTACCAGCAATGGCTGCTTGGACCTTGTCAGAGTCTTTGGCCGCTTGACTCAATTCCTCTTGGCTAAGGCCACTAGCCACTTGGAGACGTTCCTTGATCTTACCGTTCACTTGAACAACAATTTCGATACTTTCTTCGACCAATTGGCTTTCATCGTAACTTGGCCATGGCACATAAGAAATTCCGCTTTCACCAGTTAAGCGTTGCCACAATTCTTCTCCCAAGTGAGGGGCAATTGGAGCCAGTAATTGGACAAAGCCCTTGGCATAATCGTAAGGAATACTTTCTGCCTTATTAGCTTCATTAACAAAGACCATCATTTGCGAAATTGCCGTATTGAAGTGTAATTTTTCCAGGTCTTCAGTGACTTTCTTGACGGTTTGATTGTAAACCTTGTCTAATTCACCCGTGTCAATGGTAGTAATTCGGTCCCGTAATTGGTCGTCACTATCGATAAATAGGCGCCAGACTCTTTCCAGGAAGCGTCTAGCCCCCGCTAAGCCATCTTCACTCCAGGCAATTGAGGCATCCAGAGGTCCCATAAACATCTCATACAAACGTAAAGTATCGGCCCCGTAGCCTTCCACAATGTCATCAGGGTTGACCACATTGCCTTTTGATTTAGACATTTTTTCATGACCTTCACCGAGGATCATCCCTTGGTTAAAGAGTTTTTGGAAGGGTTCTTCGGTAGGCACTACCCCTAAGTCATAGAGGAACATGTTCCAGAAACGCGCATAGAGGAGGTGAAGAACGGCGTGTTCTGCCCCACCAATATAAAGGTCAACATTCATCCAATAGTCGGCTGCTTCTTGACTAATAAGAGCTTCCTTATTCTTAGGATCACAGAAGCGAATAAAGTACCAGCTCGATCCCGCCCATTGTGGCATGGTGTTGGTTTCGCGCTTGCCGTGGAGGCCAGTTTCTTCATCATAAACGTTAAGCCAGTCTTCAAAGTTGGCGAGTGGGGATTCACCAGTACCTGATGGTTTGATATCCTTGCCTTCTGGTAAGAGTACAGGTAAGTCTGCTTCAGGAACTGCTGTGGTGGTCCCATTTTCCCAATGGATAACAGGAATCGGTTCACCCCAGTAGCGTTGACGTGAGAAGACCCAGTCACGGAGGCGGTAAGAGGTCTTAGCTTGGCCAGCGCCCTTGTCTTCTAAGATTTCAATGGCTTTTTGAATGGCTTCATCCTTGCCTAAACCATCCAGTTCTTCTGAATGAATGTGGACCCCATCGCCAGTGTAGGCTTCTTTTTCCAGGTCGCCACCTTCGATAACAGCTTTAATTGGAAGGTCAAATTGCTGAGCAAATTCGTAGTCCCTTTGGTCATGGGCAGGAACAGCCATAACAGCACCGCTCCCATAAGAAACCAAGACATAGTCAGCCACCCAGATAGGGAGCTTGTCCCCGTTGAGTGGGTTAACCGCATAGGCCCCAGTAAATACCCCAGTCTTCTCCTTAGCGAGATCGGTACGTTCTAAGTCAGACTTATGGCTGGCTGCTTCAACATAGTCAGCTACCGCTTGTTTTTGGTCTTCGCTCACAATTTGCTTGATTAATGGATGTTCTGGGGCTAAAGCACAGTAAGTTGCCCCGTAAAGGGTATCAGGACGAGTGGTAAAGACTTCAAATTCTTTGTCAGTATCAGCCACCTTAAAGGTCACATCGGCCCCTTCGGAACGACCAATCCAGTTCCGTTGCATTTCCTTAATGCTTTCTGGCCAATCCAAGTCATCTAAACCATCTAAAAGCCGATCAGCATAGGCGGTAATCTTCAATACCCATTGCTTCATCGGACGCCGAACCACAGGATGGTTGCCCCGTTCAGACAAGCCGTCAATCACTTCTTCATTAGCTAGAACCGTCCCCAAGGCTTCACACCAGTTAACCATGATTTCATCTTCATAGGCTAGTCCCTTTTCAAAGAGTTTGGTGAAGATCCATTGGGTCCACTTATAATATTCTGGATCAGTGGTGTCAATTTCACGGTCCCAGTCATAGGAAAAACCGAGAGATTCAATTTGTTTCTTGAAGACCCCGATATTGGCTTGGGTAAATTCGGCGGGGTCATTACCGGTATCGAGGGCATATTGTTCCGCTGGCAAACCAAAAGCGTCCCAACCCATAGGATGGAGAACATTATAACCTTGGGCCCGCTTCATTCTCGAAACAATATCGGTTGCTGTATAACCTTCTGGGTGCCCCACATGGAGCCCTTGACCAGAAGGATAAGGGAACATATCCAATGCATAAAACTTAGGCAAGGACTTGTCCTCTAAGGTTTTAAAGCTTTTATTGTCTTTCCAATATTTTTGCCATTTTTTCTCTATTGTCTTGTGGTTATAAGCCATTATGTAATCCCCTTCCATTTCAACATGAAATATTTACCTAAAAAAAAAGCCCCCTTATACAAGTTATCTTGCATAAATAGGACGAATGATCGTGGTACCACCTACGTTGGCTCTCTTCTTACCCTTAACGCAGGTGAGACGGCAAACAAGTTGCGTGTGAATCACCAGACGAGTTCACTGTTAGGAATAAGATGTTTTCACCAAGCACATCCTCGCTAAGTATTCCGCCCGAGTTACTACTTCTGAGTCGTCTTCATACTTATGCCATTGTATCACGCTTTAGGTTGATGGGCAACTTTATTTATCTTTGGGAATTTCTTTCAGGCAATGGCTCACCTTTAGTAAAAATATATGCTAAAATAAATAAAAGATAAAAAAGAGGAGGTGATCTGATGCAAGCCATACATTATTACTTTATCCGCCACGGAGAGACCGAAGCCAACCAAAACAAGCTGGCTGGTCAAGAAAAAGTACAAGGTTGGACCGATACCCCCCTAACCCGGGTAGGTCGAGCACAGATGGCCGATTTAGCTGACCACTTTAAAAACATTCCATTGGATTTAGCCTACTCCAGTGACATGCCAAGGAGTCAAACAAGTGCGCAAATCCTCTTATCGAGTCAGCCTCAAGGCCTGATAGCCACTCCCTTAAAAGAATTTCGTGAGATTTATTACGGCGGTATGGAAGGGCAGCCCATCGAAGTAGCCTGGCCCGAAAGCTTGCAGGAAATGGTCCACCACATGCGAGAAGAAGGCATCCCTCAATCACAATTTGTGCCTAATGTTATTGATGGCATTAGCCACCGTGATCCTGAAGGCTTAGCTGAAGATTTTATGACCTTTTGGAATCGCCTAGAAAGTGGGATGATGCAGGTTCATGATGAGGCTTTAGAATACCGCCTAGACCATATGAAACCCGAAATCAATGTCGCCATCATCTCCCACCATACCCCGATCTCTGCCTTTCTGCACGAGGTCTTGGCTGATTTTGACTTAGCCGATGTGCTAGACTACGGTCACTATGCCCATGTTTCCTATCATGATGGTTTCTATGAATTAATCGAGTGGAATATGAGCTAAAGAAGTAAAAAATCTTGTATAAAAATAAAAACCGGATGAATCAGTGTAGAGGATCACTGATCCATTCGGCTTTTTTATTGGTCGGCTTCAAAGGATTCAAAGACCAGCTCTCTTAATTCACCGACCAGGTAGAGGCTACCAAAGACACAGATGAGGCAGTCCCCCTCTTGCTGGTCAGCCCAAAGTCTGGCATAGGCCATAGCGTCTTCATTATCCTTGGCGGTGTAAGTATTTACCTTTTGGAGGCCGGTGACCATATGGACAGTCTTTGTAAGTTCATTGGCCGTCATGGCTCGGTCGGAATCAGGGGTAATGGTGACAATCTCATCAAATAAATGCACAACCTCTCCTAACATCCGGTAAACATCCTTGTCCCTGAGCATGCCAGTAATGCCTAGGCGGGGAATATTAGGGAAGTAATCCTCAACGGCATGGCGCATGGCCCGGACCCCATCTAAATTATGGCTGCCATCAATAATAATTTCTGGATCTTGGTGAACCCATTCAAAACGTCCTGGCCAAGAAACTGTCTGTAAACCTTCTTTTATCTGCTTGAGCTCTACATTAAAACCAGCTCGTTTAATTTCAGCTAAAGCTTCAATCGCCAAGCAGGCATTCAACACTTGGTGTTTACCCAATAAGTTAAGGTGATAATTTTCTCCCTTATAAGTAAAAACTTGCTGGCGGTTTTCCGGGTGAATATTCTCAATACTTTCTGTATCAATCGTCTTCAAAGGAGCCCCTTGACGTTCAGCAGTCGCACTTAAAACTTCAATCGCCTCTTTCGGATAGGGGTAAACCACGACCGGGGTGTAGTACTTAATAATCCCCGCTTTTTCCTTGGCAATTTCTGAAATGGTATGGCCCAGAATATTTTCATGGTCTAAGGCAATTTTAGTAATCACACTGACTAAGGGACTCTTTACCAGGTTGGTGGCATCCAAGCGACCACCTAAGCCCACTTCTAGAACAATAATATCGCAGTCTTCATGGAAAAAGATCAACCAAGCCATGGCGGTAAATAACTCAAACTCGCTGCATTGAATCTTAGTGCCGGCAAGTTTTTCCTTCATGTAGTCTTTCATGGCTCGCAGCTTTTCATCAGCGATATTCTCCCCGTTAATCCGAATACGCTCATTAAAACTCACTAAAGATGGTGAGGTATACAAACCTACCTTATAACCAGCTAATTGGAGGGTTCTAGCTATCATTGAGGCGGTTGAGCCCTTGCCATTGGTGCCGGCGATATGGACAGTAGGCAATTTGTCTTGGGGATTATCAAAGACCGCCATGAGGTCGCGAATATGGTCTAATCCCAGGGTCCACTTGCCCCGCTCTAAGACCGGTAAATCTTTTTCAAATTCTTCATAATCCATCTAATTTGGGTCATCCTTTCACATATCCAGGTCAATGATTAAACTGCCCACTCTATCTGAGTTATCGGAGCAGTCAAAAGTCTGCTTTCTCTTATAGTATACTAAGTTTTTTCGTGCTGGGATAGCCTTAGCTTTATTTTGTCAGCGCGCACTCTCTTTCAAACCTGCTCCGGGTGCAGATCGATCTCCACTTCACTAAAGTGCAAGAAATTCTTTTCAAGAATTTTTGCGCTTTAGCTCCAGTTGCTATAGCTGTTCGAAGCGTAAGCGAGTTACAGATATAGTATGCGTAGCTCTATCGATCTTTGACGCACCCGTCGCACTCTCAACCTTAAAACATATTTTTTATGGATTCGATGTTTTTGATGGTGACACTGATTGTTCCGTCGGGGTTATTGCTTAATTCAATGACGTCGGGATCGTAGAACAAGTCGAGGGGGATGGTGATTTCAATGCCATTGTCCAGTTTCAATTTTTGCCTTTGGAGTTTTGTAGGAATACTTTCAACTTCTTGCATCATTTCATTGTCAAAAGGGAAAGTCTGGGTTTCTTCCAAATAGGATTGTTTCTTGTCCAGGTTATCTTCGTAGAGATAGTCAGCAATCCGCTCATTGGAAAAGCCTTCCTCTCCACTCATTTCATGGTAGAGGATATCTTTGGCCTTGGCGAGAGATTGGTAGACCGGTTCATCATAAGTGTGAGCCGTCTTTTCAACGGCTTTCTTGATAGCTTGGATACTTTCCTTGGCACTGGGCTTGGCCGGCACCTTGAGGTACAATTCACTAAAATAATTGACCTTTTCCCCTAGGCTTTCAATTTCATGCTTCTTTTCCACCAGGTCATATTGGCCACTGGCTAAATTAACCACGATGCCTTCATCAATGGACTGTTTGGCTGATGGCAGAATATTTTTATGAATAATGAGATCATTTTGAACATTGTCTTCATTATAGACCAAGTTATGGGTATAGGATTCATTGTGGTTAAGTTTAAAAGCTGCCAGGTAATCTTCGCCTTGGTCATCAGAAAAACGCAGCCAAAGTAAGTCAGCCGCAGGAATATCAGGGTTTAATTGGATAAATTGAAACCATTGACTAGCCAATGCTTGGCTATTGGGAATAAAGTCTGCTGCGGCCGCCTGAAATTGCTGGTATTTTTCATTGTCAGCCGGAAAAGTTCCCCGCTTCTTCTTATCGGTAACCCAGACCTTGTCAATTAAGGCATTCATATATTTAAATAAATGATTACTATCAACGGCTAAGGGAAGTTCAGACATGACCCCCTGATTAATGTTTTGATCATAGATATGTAAGATCGCTTCTTTGATAATCAAAAATCTGCTCTCCTCCAATGAAAAAGTCTCCCTCAGCTAGTTGAAGGAGACTAGATGACTTTATTTTTCCGCTTTTAAGCGGGGAATGATTTCTTGCTTTAAATAATCATTGAGGCCTTGGCTGGTTTCTTCGTGGTGTAAGGCATACTGGATGCTAGCCTCGATAAGTCCCAAGGGTTCTCCCACTTCATACCATTGGCCATGGAAGTGGGTGGATAAGACTGGATGGTCCTTAGCCAGTAAATTTAAAGCATCGGTGAGTTCAATTTCACCAGATTGCGGGTTAACGCCAACCGCTTCAATCGCTGAAAAAATATCAGGCGTTAAAACATAACGACCGCAGATGGCCATGGCGGGGTCATAATCGGGTTCTGTGGGTTTCTCCACTAGACCACTTATATCATAGACATCTCCCGACCGCGCACTGGCTTCATCAACAATCCCATAATGCTTAGCTTCCTGGTTGGAGACTGCTTGGGTTAAGATTGCTGTTGCTTGGTAACGGTCAGCAATTTCCATGACCTGCTTAGAAGCGGGCTTATCAGAAACCATAATATTGTCCCCCAGGGTTAACAGAAAAGGTTCATCTCCCACAAAGGACTTGGCTTGTAGGATGGCGTCGCCAAGCCCTTTAGGATAGTGTTGGCGTTTGAACTGGATATTATGTAAGGTGCTGGATTGGACCATTTCCAATAAGTCTTCCTTACCCTTTTCAGTAAGGTTTTGCTCTAATTCGTAATTAGAGTCGAAATGGTCTTCGATAGAGCGCTTGTTGCGCCCAGTAACAATGAGAATTTCCTCAATTCCACTGGCCAGCACTTCTTCAACAATAAATTGGATGACTGGCTTATCCATCAAAGGAAGCATTTCTTTAGCAGTGGCTTTAGTAATGGGAAGAAAACGTGTCCCCAAACCTGCTGCCGGGATTACTGCCTTCTTAATGGTCATCATCTGACAACTCCTTATCTGTGTGCCCATTTTCTAACAAGGCGGCTTCATAGGCCTTGGCATATTTAGGAACATCACCAGCCCCCATAAAGAGAATAACCGCATCTTTATAGGCGAGTAATGAGGTCATATCGCCCAGATCAAGAGCCGCATGCGGCACCGTTAAGCGGTCCAAGACATCTTGGCTAGATACTTGGTGGTGATCGGTTTCCCGTGCTGAAGCAAAGATATCACAGACGTAAGCCGCATCGGACTTATCTAGCGCCTCGGCAAATTGGTCCAGTAGAGCCAGGGTCCGCGAATAAGTATGGGGTTGGAAAACACTAATCACGGCTTTATCTGGATATTGTTGGCGGGCGGCATCAATGGTCGCTTTGATTTCTGAAGGATGGTGGGCATAGTCATCAACAATCACCATATCTTCAACAAAACGTTCATTAAAGCGACGTTTCACGCCCTTAAAGCTGGTCAAGGCTTCTTGGACATCCTCTGGATCAAAACCTTCTAAATAACAGAAACCAATCACTGCCAGGCTATTCAAGATACTGTGTTGACCAAAGGTATGAATGGAAAAGTTGCCATAATGCTTGCCTTGGACCCAGACATCAAAGTGTGAGCCCTTGGTGTTACGAACGATATCCTTGGCGACAATATCAAAATCATCATTGTCAATGCCGTAATACCAAACGTCAACCTCATCCTTCAATTTTTGTAAGTAAGGATCGTCTCCATAGGCAATCACTTTATTCTTAACTTGGTGGGCAAATTTTCGGTTAGCAGCAAAGACTTCTTCAATATTATGGTAAAAATCGGGATGGTCGAAGTCGATATTGGTAAAGATGGCATAATCAGGTTCATAAGCTAAGAAATGTTCCCGGTATTCGTCGGCTTCTAAGACAAAGTATTCGCCGTCTTCCACCCCTTTACCGGTTCCGTCTCCAATCAGATAGGAGGTCGTTTTTAAGCTACCTAGAACATGGGCCATGAGACCGGTGGTTGAAGTTTTTCCGTGGGAACCGGTGATAGCAACACTCGTATATTTCTTAATGAGTTCACCTAGGAAATAATGGTAGCGGGTAACGGTCAGGCCTAATTCC
This genomic interval carries:
- a CDS encoding UTP--glucose-1-phosphate uridylyltransferase; this encodes MTIKKAVIPAAGLGTRFLPITKATAKEMLPLMDKPVIQFIVEEVLASGIEEILIVTGRNKRSIEDHFDSNYELEQNLTEKGKEDLLEMVQSSTLHNIQFKRQHYPKGLGDAILQAKSFVGDEPFLLTLGDNIMVSDKPASKQVMEIADRYQATAILTQAVSNQEAKHYGIVDEASARSGDVYDISGLVEKPTEPDYDPAMAICGRYVLTPDIFSAIEAVGVNPQSGEIELTDALNLLAKDHPVLSTHFHGQWYEVGEPLGLIEASIQYALHHEETSQGLNDYLKQEIIPRLKAEK
- a CDS encoding nucleoid-associated protein, with amino-acid sequence MIIKEAILHIYDQNINQGVMSELPLAVDSNHLFKYMNALIDKVWVTDKKKRGTFPADNEKYQQFQAAAADFIPNSQALASQWFQFIQLNPDIPAADLLWLRFSDDQGEDYLAAFKLNHNESYTHNLVYNEDNVQNDLIIHKNILPSAKQSIDEGIVVNLASGQYDLVEKKHEIESLGEKVNYFSELYLKVPAKPSAKESIQAIKKAVEKTAHTYDEPVYQSLAKAKDILYHEMSGEEGFSNERIADYLYEDNLDKKQSYLEETQTFPFDNEMMQEVESIPTKLQRQKLKLDNGIEITIPLDLFYDPDVIELSNNPDGTISVTIKNIESIKNMF
- a CDS encoding histidine phosphatase family protein, yielding MQAIHYYFIRHGETEANQNKLAGQEKVQGWTDTPLTRVGRAQMADLADHFKNIPLDLAYSSDMPRSQTSAQILLSSQPQGLIATPLKEFREIYYGGMEGQPIEVAWPESLQEMVHHMREEGIPQSQFVPNVIDGISHRDPEGLAEDFMTFWNRLESGMMQVHDEALEYRLDHMKPEINVAIISHHTPISAFLHEVLADFDLADVLDYGHYAHVSYHDGFYELIEWNMS
- a CDS encoding bifunctional hydroxymethylpyrimidine kinase/phosphomethylpyrimidine kinase, which codes for MKNILIVHDISCYGKCSSTVALPILAMMELAGTLLPTSLLSTHTGPGFEGYTYLDLSDEMAKIVDHWQSFGLTFDAVYVGYLGSIEQIDFLIEKLPQLIKSGGKIYLDPVMADQGKFYPGFDEAYAKAMRKLCDIADVIMPNQTEAAFIYDFPYQEGLAGYQSAKDLAALINQDSDQPTSLVLTGVGYDGDQQTGAYYYDAENKIDGLIQADFVGGLFHGTGDIFASIFVGARENGASLKASTALAVETLPKILQASIDNPNIHQDGLDFEKACPDLNRFVHELKNK
- the murC gene encoding UDP-N-acetylmuramate--L-alanine ligase translates to MDKELTYHFTGIKGTGMSALARVLKGAGYQVQGSDVTDHFFTEEGLKEAGITVLPFDPDNIHEGMTVICGNAFKDDHPEVVRAKELGLTVTRYHYFLGELIKKYTSVAITGSHGKTSTTGLMAHVLGSLKTTSYLIGDGTGKGVEDGEYFVLEADEYREHFLAYEPDYAIFTNIDFDHPDFYHNIEEVFAANRKFAHQVKNKVIAYGDDPYLQKLKDEVDVWYYGIDNDDFDIVAKDIVRNTKGSHFDVWVQGKHYGNFSIHTFGQHSILNSLAVIGFCYLEGFDPEDVQEALTSFKGVKRRFNERFVEDMVIVDDYAHHPSEIKATIDAARQQYPDKAVISVFQPHTYSRTLALLDQFAEALDKSDAAYVCDIFASARETDHHQVSSQDVLDRLTVPHAALDLGDMTSLLAYKDAVILFMGAGDVPKYAKAYEAALLENGHTDKELSDDDH
- the leuS gene encoding leucine--tRNA ligase gives rise to the protein MAYNHKTIEKKWQKYWKDNKSFKTLEDKSLPKFYALDMFPYPSGQGLHVGHPEGYTATDIVSRMKRAQGYNVLHPMGWDAFGLPAEQYALDTGNDPAEFTQANIGVFKKQIESLGFSYDWDREIDTTDPEYYKWTQWIFTKLFEKGLAYEDEIMVNWCEALGTVLANEEVIDGLSERGNHPVVRRPMKQWVLKITAYADRLLDGLDDLDWPESIKEMQRNWIGRSEGADVTFKVADTDKEFEVFTTRPDTLYGATYCALAPEHPLIKQIVSEDQKQAVADYVEAASHKSDLERTDLAKEKTGVFTGAYAVNPLNGDKLPIWVADYVLVSYGSGAVMAVPAHDQRDYEFAQQFDLPIKAVIEGGDLEKEAYTGDGVHIHSEELDGLGKDEAIQKAIEILEDKGAGQAKTSYRLRDWVFSRQRYWGEPIPVIHWENGTTTAVPEADLPVLLPEGKDIKPSGTGESPLANFEDWLNVYDEETGLHGKRETNTMPQWAGSSWYFIRFCDPKNKEALISQEAADYWMNVDLYIGGAEHAVLHLLYARFWNMFLYDLGVVPTEEPFQKLFNQGMILGEGHEKMSKSKGNVVNPDDIVEGYGADTLRLYEMFMGPLDASIAWSEDGLAGARRFLERVWRLFIDSDDQLRDRITTIDTGELDKVYNQTVKKVTEDLEKLHFNTAISQMMVFVNEANKAESIPYDYAKGFVQLLAPIAPHLGEELWQRLTGESGISYVPWPSYDESQLVEESIEIVVQVNGKIKERLQVASGLSQEELSQAAKDSDKVQAAIAGKDVVKVIAVPDKLVNIVVK
- a CDS encoding bifunctional folylpolyglutamate synthase/dihydrofolate synthase; this translates as MDYEEFEKDLPVLERGKWTLGLDHIRDLMAVFDNPQDKLPTVHIAGTNGKGSTASMIARTLQLAGYKVGLYTSPSLVSFNERIRINGENIADEKLRAMKDYMKEKLAGTKIQCSEFELFTAMAWLIFFHEDCDIIVLEVGLGGRLDATNLVKSPLVSVITKIALDHENILGHTISEIAKEKAGIIKYYTPVVVYPYPKEAIEVLSATAERQGAPLKTIDTESIENIHPENRQQVFTYKGENYHLNLLGKHQVLNACLAIEALAEIKRAGFNVELKQIKEGLQTVSWPGRFEWVHQDPEIIIDGSHNLDGVRAMRHAVEDYFPNIPRLGITGMLRDKDVYRMLGEVVHLFDEIVTITPDSDRAMTANELTKTVHMVTGLQKVNTYTAKDNEDAMAYARLWADQQEGDCLICVFGSLYLVGELRELVFESFEADQ